In Brevundimonas sp. SGAir0440, one DNA window encodes the following:
- a CDS encoding carboxylesterase/lipase family protein, with protein MTIAGVFATLSLMMAPAADQPTVRISQGVLNGRADADVAAFKNIPYAAPPTAERRWRPPGPAPTWQGQRDASAYGPLCIQAPPNGDPGVGPLPMSEDCLNLNVWRPISAAQPAPVMVWIHGGGLVNGSGTAPLYDGTNLAKRGMVVVTLNYRLGRLGFFDHPALAAERPAGEAAGNYGLMDVTAALKWVRANIAAFGGDPKNVTIFGESAGGAIVTRLMISPPARGLFDRAIVQSGLGRELQTPLDRKGAYGAPSARERGEVWAYGAGLRTAADLRAAPADLFLTPPPVFANGDLTLIDGRVVPSTVEAAFKAGRQAPVPFIIGSNSAEFWWMRPTDRNGYGQIDDDMTWLERADAVQAYGGLEAFDKLAITDLVFSEPARMLARLHTKAGHPAWLYRFDISSPQNPEPHGGATHAIERPYVFGTLNTLPYPVEDRDRKASEAMMGYWTAFARSGDPNGVGRPRWPTATSRDTRLMNFLNSGPTVTPVPFSARLDLLERFRERPRP; from the coding sequence ATGACAATCGCCGGCGTTTTCGCCACCCTCTCGCTCATGATGGCGCCCGCAGCCGACCAGCCGACCGTCCGCATTTCGCAGGGCGTCCTGAACGGACGCGCGGATGCCGATGTGGCGGCGTTCAAGAACATTCCCTATGCCGCGCCGCCGACGGCCGAGCGACGTTGGCGACCGCCCGGTCCCGCGCCGACCTGGCAGGGCCAGCGCGACGCCTCGGCCTATGGTCCGCTGTGCATCCAGGCGCCGCCCAACGGCGACCCTGGCGTCGGTCCCTTGCCGATGAGCGAGGATTGCCTGAACCTGAACGTCTGGCGCCCCATCAGCGCGGCTCAGCCCGCGCCGGTCATGGTCTGGATCCACGGCGGCGGCCTGGTGAACGGGTCGGGAACCGCGCCGCTGTATGACGGAACGAACCTGGCCAAGCGCGGCATGGTCGTGGTGACGCTGAACTATCGACTGGGGCGGCTGGGCTTCTTCGACCATCCGGCGCTGGCGGCCGAGCGGCCGGCGGGGGAGGCGGCGGGCAACTACGGTCTGATGGACGTGACGGCCGCGCTGAAATGGGTGCGGGCCAATATCGCGGCCTTTGGCGGCGACCCCAAGAACGTGACCATCTTCGGTGAATCGGCGGGCGGGGCGATCGTCACGCGGCTCATGATCTCGCCGCCGGCGCGCGGTCTGTTCGACCGGGCGATCGTTCAATCCGGCCTGGGCCGGGAGTTGCAGACTCCACTGGACCGCAAAGGCGCCTATGGCGCGCCTTCAGCGCGGGAGCGCGGCGAGGTCTGGGCCTATGGCGCGGGATTGCGAACGGCGGCGGATTTGCGTGCGGCGCCGGCCGATCTGTTCCTGACGCCGCCGCCGGTCTTCGCCAACGGCGACCTGACGCTGATCGACGGGCGGGTCGTGCCGTCCACGGTGGAGGCGGCGTTCAAGGCGGGGCGGCAGGCCCCGGTGCCCTTCATCATCGGCAGCAACAGCGCCGAGTTCTGGTGGATGCGGCCGACGGATCGCAACGGCTATGGTCAGATCGACGACGACATGACCTGGCTCGAGCGCGCCGACGCCGTTCAGGCCTATGGCGGGCTGGAAGCGTTCGACAAGCTGGCGATCACGGATCTGGTGTTTTCCGAGCCGGCCCGGATGCTGGCGCGGCTGCATACGAAGGCGGGCCATCCGGCCTGGCTCTATCGGTTCGATATCTCGTCGCCGCAGAATCCGGAGCCGCATGGCGGCGCGACCCATGCGATCGAGCGGCCCTATGTGTTCGGCACGTTGAACACCCTGCCGTATCCGGTCGAGGATCGGGACCGGAAGGCGTCGGAGGCCATGATGGGCTACTGGACCGCCTTCGCGCGCTCGGGCGATCCGAACGGCGTCGGGCGGCCACGCTGGCCCACGGCGACATCGAGGGACACCCGGCTGATGAACTTCCTCAATTCGGGACCGACCGTGACGCCCGTGCCGTTCAGCGCCCGGCTAGACCTGCTGGAACGGTTCCGCGAGCGGCCCAGGCCTTGA
- the gor gene encoding glutathione-disulfide reductase: MADYDYDLFVIGAGSGGVRAARLTALDGKKVAVAEEYRVGGTCVIRGCVPKKFMVMASEVSHALEIAEGYGWSFDNARFDWPTFLEAKDVEIARLSGIYAANLGKAGVELVHGRAVLKDVHTVEIVGKDRTITAEKILIATGGRPWKPDELPGIEHAITSEEAFHLPELPKRILIAGGGYIAVEFAGIFAGLGVETTLIYRGPNILRGFDDDVRAHLAGEIEKRGIKVILGCQHEKIEKTDTGLVNHLENGMKLETDVVMFATGRVPYVKDLGLETAGVELNEAGAIKVDPYSRTTADNIWAIGDVTDRMNLTPVAIREAVAFHQTVYRDNPQHFDYEAVATAVFSQPPVGVVGLSEAEARRSCSNGVDVYVTRFRPMKYAFTGSDERVLMKLVVDADSQRVVGVHIVGPDSPEMIQLAAIAVKAGLTKAQWDATCAVHPTMAEELVTLKEKQSGATSAG; the protein is encoded by the coding sequence ATGGCCGACTACGACTACGACCTTTTCGTCATCGGCGCCGGTTCGGGCGGGGTGCGGGCGGCGCGGCTGACGGCGCTGGATGGCAAGAAGGTCGCGGTCGCCGAGGAATATCGGGTCGGCGGCACCTGCGTCATTCGCGGCTGCGTGCCCAAGAAGTTCATGGTTATGGCCTCCGAGGTCAGCCACGCGCTCGAGATCGCCGAGGGCTACGGCTGGTCGTTCGACAACGCCAGGTTCGACTGGCCCACCTTCCTTGAGGCCAAGGACGTCGAGATCGCGCGCCTGTCCGGCATCTACGCCGCCAATCTGGGCAAGGCCGGGGTCGAACTGGTCCACGGGCGGGCGGTCCTGAAAGACGTCCACACGGTCGAGATTGTCGGCAAGGATCGCACCATCACCGCCGAGAAGATCCTGATCGCCACGGGCGGCCGCCCCTGGAAGCCGGACGAACTGCCGGGGATCGAGCACGCCATCACGTCCGAAGAAGCCTTCCACCTTCCGGAACTGCCCAAGCGTATTCTGATCGCGGGCGGCGGCTATATCGCGGTGGAGTTCGCCGGCATCTTCGCAGGCCTGGGCGTGGAGACGACCCTGATCTATCGCGGCCCCAACATCCTGCGCGGCTTCGACGACGATGTGCGCGCGCACCTGGCCGGAGAGATCGAAAAGCGCGGCATCAAGGTCATCCTGGGCTGCCAGCACGAGAAGATCGAAAAGACTGACACCGGCCTGGTCAACCACCTCGAAAACGGGATGAAGCTGGAGACGGACGTGGTCATGTTCGCCACCGGCCGCGTCCCTTACGTCAAGGATCTGGGGCTGGAGACCGCAGGCGTCGAGCTGAATGAAGCGGGCGCCATCAAGGTCGATCCCTATTCCAGGACGACGGCGGACAACATCTGGGCCATCGGCGACGTCACCGACCGGATGAACCTGACGCCCGTCGCTATCCGCGAAGCCGTCGCCTTCCATCAGACCGTCTATCGCGACAATCCCCAGCACTTCGACTACGAGGCCGTGGCCACCGCCGTCTTCAGTCAGCCGCCGGTCGGGGTCGTGGGCCTCAGCGAGGCGGAGGCCCGCCGCTCCTGCTCGAACGGCGTCGATGTCTACGTCACCCGCTTCCGGCCGATGAAATACGCCTTCACCGGCTCGGACGAGCGGGTGCTGATGAAGCTGGTGGTCGATGCCGACAGCCAGCGCGTGGTCGGCGTCCATATCGTTGGCCCCGACAGCCCCGAGATGATTCAGTTGGCCGCCATCGCGGTGAAGGCGGGCCTGACCAAGGCGCAGTGGGACGCCACCTGCGCCGTGCACCCCACCATGGCCGAAGAGCTGGTCACGCTGAAGGAGAAGCAGTCGGGCGCGACCTCCGCCGGCTGA
- a CDS encoding tryptophan halogenase family protein, with product MTPAPLKRILIVGGGTAGWMAAAALAHVTRGTVKVELVESEVIGTVGVGEATIPPILLFNQLLGIDENEFVRATQATYKLGIQFNDWFQKGHSYFHPFGTYGTRIDAASFHQYWLRLNKAGLDDDLNAYSVTTMAARMGRFTRPDTDPRGAASQMTYAFHFDAGLYARFLRQRAEANGVVRHEGKIADVRLRDGDGFIQSVRLDDGRELEADFFIDCSGFRGLLIEGALKTGYEDWTHWLPADRAVAMPCTRVGDPTPYTQSTALEAGWRWRIPLQHRTGNGYVYCSPYISDDAAQARLRASLDGEAMAEPNFLRFTTGRRKKTWNKNCLALGLASGFLEPLESTSIHLVQSGISKLLLHFPDTGFAQADIDNYNRMMRLETERIRDFIILHYHATARDDSPLWRHARAMPIPETLKQKMDQFRSRGRIFRYEDELFQETSWIAVLLGQGVIPERHDPITETIPLEQVQQWLQKMKAMIQQGVARMPTHEAFIAANCKAPPVN from the coding sequence ATGACCCCTGCTCCGCTCAAACGTATTCTGATCGTCGGGGGCGGCACGGCCGGCTGGATGGCCGCCGCCGCACTGGCGCACGTCACGCGCGGCACGGTGAAGGTCGAACTAGTCGAGTCTGAGGTCATCGGCACGGTCGGCGTCGGCGAGGCCACCATTCCGCCGATCCTGCTGTTCAACCAGTTGCTGGGCATCGACGAGAACGAATTCGTCCGCGCCACCCAGGCCACCTACAAGCTGGGCATCCAGTTCAACGACTGGTTCCAGAAGGGCCACAGTTACTTCCATCCGTTCGGAACCTATGGCACGCGCATCGACGCCGCCTCCTTCCACCAATACTGGCTGCGACTGAACAAGGCAGGGCTGGACGACGATCTGAACGCCTATTCCGTCACGACGATGGCGGCGCGCATGGGTCGGTTCACCCGGCCTGACACCGACCCGCGCGGCGCCGCCTCGCAGATGACCTACGCCTTCCATTTCGACGCCGGCCTATACGCCAGGTTCCTGCGTCAGCGCGCCGAGGCGAATGGCGTGGTGCGGCATGAGGGCAAGATCGCCGACGTGCGCCTGCGCGACGGCGACGGCTTTATCCAGTCGGTGCGGTTGGACGACGGCCGCGAGCTGGAGGCGGACTTCTTCATCGACTGTTCGGGCTTCCGCGGCCTGCTGATCGAAGGGGCGCTGAAGACGGGCTACGAGGATTGGACCCACTGGCTGCCAGCGGATCGTGCTGTGGCCATGCCCTGCACTCGGGTCGGCGATCCGACGCCCTATACCCAATCGACGGCCCTTGAGGCGGGATGGCGCTGGCGCATTCCGCTGCAGCACCGCACCGGCAACGGCTATGTCTATTGCAGCCCCTATATCTCCGATGACGCGGCCCAGGCCAGGCTGCGCGCCTCCCTGGACGGCGAGGCGATGGCGGAACCCAACTTCCTGCGGTTCACCACCGGTCGCCGCAAGAAGACCTGGAACAAGAACTGCTTGGCCCTGGGCCTGGCGTCAGGCTTTTTGGAGCCGCTGGAATCGACCAGCATCCATCTGGTGCAGTCCGGCATCTCCAAACTGCTGCTGCACTTCCCCGACACCGGCTTCGCCCAGGCCGATATCGACAACTACAACCGCATGATGCGGCTGGAGACCGAGCGCATCCGCGACTTCATCATCCTGCACTATCACGCCACGGCGCGCGACGACTCGCCCCTGTGGCGCCACGCGCGGGCCATGCCGATTCCCGAGACGCTGAAGCAGAAGATGGATCAGTTCCGCAGCCGGGGTCGCATCTTCCGCTACGAGGACGAACTGTTTCAGGAGACGAGCTGGATCGCCGTGTTGCTCGGCCAGGGCGTCATCCCCGAGCGGCACGATCCGATCACGGAGACCATTCCTCTGGAGCAGGTCCAGCAATGGTTGCAGAAGATGAAGGCGATGATCCAGCAGGGCGTGGCGCGAATGCCGACCCACGAGGCCTTCATCGCCGCCAACTGCAAGGCGCCGCCGGTCAATTGA
- a CDS encoding amino acid permease encodes MAFWNRRRSIDAMMAPHDGPRLKPTLSWPHLLALGVGAIVGTGILTLIGVGAGLAGPAVLISFGLAGLVCACAALAYAELSTMMPTAGSAYTYSYAVLGELIAWIVGWSLILEYSLVVSAVAVGWSGYAVGFLSGLGIDLPTALVAGPHAGGIINLPAVAIIGVITGLLLLGTKESATLNAVLVLIKIAALVVFVAIALPAFKPEHFTPFMPNGFGAPFVQTGVMAAAAIIFFAFYGFDAISTAAEETKKPERDLAIGIVGSMLVCTALYLVVAAAAIGARPVATFASSPEPLALILRQMGQGTAAQWIAAAAVIALPTVLLAFLFGQSRIFLGMARDGLLPRRLAKVSSRGVPAVVTVFTAIVVAILAGLLPLDELASLANAGTLAAFCSVGVCLIVLRIREPGRKRVFKAPLWPVVGAISVIGCLVFFLSLKPVTQIGFVVWNVVGVAIYLLWSSRNSRLAKGEETAA; translated from the coding sequence ATGGCCTTCTGGAACCGGCGTCGATCGATCGACGCGATGATGGCGCCGCACGACGGACCGCGGCTGAAGCCGACGTTGAGCTGGCCGCACCTGCTGGCCCTGGGCGTTGGGGCCATCGTCGGCACCGGCATCCTGACGCTGATCGGGGTCGGGGCGGGGTTGGCGGGCCCGGCGGTGTTGATCAGCTTCGGCCTTGCGGGACTGGTCTGCGCCTGCGCGGCTTTGGCCTATGCCGAGCTGTCGACCATGATGCCGACAGCGGGCAGCGCCTACACCTATTCCTATGCCGTGCTGGGCGAGTTGATCGCCTGGATCGTGGGGTGGAGCCTGATCCTGGAATATTCGCTGGTCGTCAGCGCCGTGGCGGTAGGCTGGTCCGGCTATGCGGTCGGTTTCCTGAGCGGGCTGGGGATCGATCTGCCGACGGCGCTGGTCGCCGGGCCGCATGCCGGGGGGATCATCAACTTGCCGGCCGTGGCCATCATCGGGGTGATCACGGGCTTGCTTCTGCTGGGAACCAAGGAGAGCGCGACGCTGAACGCGGTGCTGGTCCTGATCAAGATCGCGGCGCTGGTGGTGTTCGTCGCCATCGCCCTGCCGGCGTTCAAGCCCGAGCATTTCACGCCCTTCATGCCCAATGGATTCGGCGCGCCCTTCGTCCAGACCGGGGTGATGGCGGCGGCGGCGATCATCTTCTTCGCCTTCTACGGGTTCGACGCCATTTCGACGGCGGCGGAGGAGACCAAGAAGCCCGAGCGTGACCTGGCCATCGGCATCGTCGGCTCCATGCTGGTCTGCACGGCGCTGTATCTGGTGGTCGCGGCCGCAGCCATCGGCGCGCGGCCGGTCGCGACTTTTGCCAGCAGCCCCGAGCCTCTGGCCCTGATTCTGCGTCAGATGGGGCAGGGGACGGCAGCCCAGTGGATCGCCGCTGCGGCGGTGATCGCGCTTCCGACCGTCCTGCTGGCCTTCCTGTTCGGCCAGAGCCGCATCTTCCTGGGCATGGCGCGCGACGGCCTGTTGCCGCGCCGCCTGGCCAAGGTGTCGAGCCGAGGCGTGCCGGCGGTGGTGACGGTGTTCACCGCCATCGTCGTGGCGATCCTGGCGGGGCTGCTGCCGCTGGACGAGTTGGCGTCTCTGGCCAACGCCGGGACGCTGGCGGCCTTCTGCTCGGTCGGTGTTTGCCTGATCGTGCTGCGTATCCGCGAGCCGGGTCGCAAGCGGGTGTTCAAGGCGCCGCTGTGGCCGGTGGTCGGAGCCATCAGCGTGATCGGCTGCCTGGTCTTCTTCCTGAGCCTGAAGCCGGTGACGCAGATCGGCTTCGTCGTCTGGAACGTGGTCGGCGTGGCGATCTATCTGCTCTGGTCGTCGCGGAACTCGCGCCTGGCCAAAGGCGAGGAGACGGCGGCCTGA
- a CDS encoding Hpt domain-containing protein: protein MALRDLTGAVDFAVLNGMTGGDDAINEEVLGLFVNQAGLWSVMLDPKVEGWRDGVHTIRGAAAGIGARDLAAICAEAEAVDQKLAAPAVERVRDGLEAALADVAAYRHELMLRGLKG from the coding sequence ATGGCGCTGCGCGATCTGACGGGCGCGGTCGATTTCGCCGTGCTGAACGGCATGACGGGCGGGGACGACGCCATCAACGAGGAAGTGTTGGGCCTGTTCGTCAATCAGGCCGGCCTGTGGTCCGTCATGCTGGACCCCAAGGTCGAGGGCTGGCGCGACGGGGTTCATACGATCCGGGGCGCGGCGGCGGGCATCGGCGCGCGGGACCTGGCGGCGATCTGCGCCGAGGCGGAAGCGGTGGATCAGAAGCTGGCCGCCCCGGCGGTCGAGCGGGTCCGTGATGGTCTGGAAGCGGCGCTGGCCGATGTCGCGGCCTATCGGCATGAACTGATGCTGCGCGGTCTCAAGGGCTGA
- a CDS encoding chorismate mutase, with amino-acid sequence MSKPALVAVDARVDPAECQSMAEVRQGVDALDRALVALLAERQRYMDAAARIKPDRDAVFDQARIDDVVAKVLVSAEAHDLSPDIAEPVWRLLIDRCIAHEFATYDRTRS; translated from the coding sequence ATGTCAAAGCCTGCTCTTGTCGCCGTCGACGCGCGCGTCGATCCCGCCGAATGCCAGTCGATGGCCGAGGTCCGCCAAGGCGTCGATGCCCTGGACCGCGCGCTGGTCGCCCTGCTGGCCGAGCGCCAGCGCTACATGGACGCCGCCGCCCGCATCAAGCCCGACCGCGACGCCGTCTTCGACCAGGCCCGCATCGACGACGTGGTCGCCAAGGTTCTGGTCTCGGCCGAGGCCCACGATCTGTCACCCGACATCGCCGAACCCGTCTGGCGCCTGCTCATCGACCGCTGCATCGCCCACGAGTTCGCCACCTACGACCGGACTCGCAGCTAG
- a CDS encoding ferredoxin--NADP reductase, with amino-acid sequence MTDAALSPAPVKASPFNELEVLWVRHWTDSLFSFGVKRPEDFRFRSGEFVMIGLPGEDGGKPVLRAYSIASPCWAEELEFFSIKVADGPLTSRLQKIQPGDTVLMGKKPTGTLVLDALTGGERLFLIGTGTGLAPWLSVARDPETYSRFGHVYVIHTVRSVADLAYRDFFTREIHDDPLIGDEAKAQLTYYPTVTREAFETPGRITDRIKSGDFFRDLGLPEGFDPARDRAMLCGSMAMIKEAGELLETYGLKEGSNAEPADYVLERAFVG; translated from the coding sequence ATGACAGACGCCGCCCTCTCCCCCGCCCCCGTGAAAGCCAGTCCGTTTAACGAGCTTGAGGTTCTGTGGGTGCGCCACTGGACCGACAGCCTGTTCAGCTTTGGCGTCAAGCGGCCCGAGGATTTCCGCTTCCGCTCGGGCGAGTTCGTGATGATCGGCCTGCCGGGCGAAGACGGCGGAAAGCCTGTCCTGCGCGCCTATTCCATCGCCAGCCCCTGCTGGGCCGAGGAGCTGGAGTTCTTCTCGATCAAGGTCGCCGACGGCCCGCTGACCTCGCGCCTGCAGAAAATCCAGCCCGGCGACACGGTTCTGATGGGCAAGAAGCCGACCGGCACCCTGGTTCTTGACGCCCTGACCGGCGGCGAGCGTCTGTTCTTGATCGGCACCGGCACGGGTCTGGCGCCCTGGCTCAGCGTCGCGCGCGACCCAGAGACCTACTCCCGCTTCGGCCATGTCTATGTGATCCACACGGTCCGCAGCGTCGCCGACCTCGCCTACCGCGACTTCTTCACCCGCGAGATCCACGACGATCCTCTGATCGGCGACGAGGCCAAGGCCCAGCTGACCTATTACCCCACCGTGACCCGCGAAGCCTTCGAGACGCCGGGCCGGATCACCGACCGCATCAAGTCCGGCGACTTCTTCCGCGACCTGGGCCTGCCCGAAGGGTTCGACCCGGCCCGCGACCGAGCCATGCTGTGCGGCTCCATGGCCATGATCAAGGAAGCCGGCGAACTGCTGGAGACCTATGGCCTGAAGGAAGGCTCCAATGCCGAACCGGCGGACTACGTGCTTGAGCGGGCCTTCGTCGGTTGA
- a CDS encoding S9 family peptidase: MRTLLLASTILLSASSALAQETPSNILTPERVFSSPSLNGPVAKGVSLSPDGQLVAFLRSREDNVDVQDLWAAPTGEGEPYKLIDARALVPDAGELSEAEKARRERMRISARGVVEYSWDQQGRYILAPLEGDIFLANRADGKVRRLTETPADEIDAKVSPKGSYVSYVRDQNLVVYDLASGKETPITDDGAGLITWATAEFIAQEEMDRDTGYWWSPDERYIAMTRVDESPVDVVPRFEITGGGATMVEQRYPRAGRPNAVVELYVRDLQGGGRVKVDLGSNTDIYLARVNWSGDGKTLYVQRQSRDQKTLDLLSVDPTTGASRVILSQKAQAWVDLNDDFRVLSDGRFIWSNEDSGWRHLYLYDRNGRRLRAITRGDYPVKHLDGVNEQTGDVYFTASMRDGKELPIEQQMFRANLNRTVDPVAVTPGGGWWTVSVNGPATAYVGNYSDPATPTQSALYRIDGTRVRWIEENKLDASHPFAPYVSRLRTPEFGTMQSHGQTLVWRMTTPPDFNPSKKYPVVMQVYGGPGTGAGVQKSWQPLTNQLLTEAGYIVFRVDNRGEGDRSQAFETSIYRRLGIPAVEDQAQAAQWLKTLPYVDADHIAVMGWSFGGFLSLLTLTDKDAGLASALAGAAPTEWSLYDTHYTERYMSTPQANPEGYAATDVLPRLDDMTGRLLLLHGMADDNVIFGNATRVIDALQAKSVPFEMMLYPGQRHGVRGDPRQLQQWRTYLDFLDRTIGKRAEPKAD; encoded by the coding sequence ATGCGCACCCTTCTTCTTGCCTCGACCATCCTCCTGTCCGCCAGCTCGGCGCTTGCGCAGGAGACGCCCTCCAACATCCTGACGCCCGAGCGGGTGTTTTCCAGCCCCAGCCTGAACGGGCCGGTGGCCAAGGGGGTCAGCCTGTCGCCTGACGGCCAGTTGGTCGCCTTCCTGCGCTCGCGCGAGGACAATGTGGATGTGCAGGACCTTTGGGCCGCGCCGACGGGTGAGGGTGAACCCTACAAGCTGATCGATGCACGGGCGCTGGTTCCCGACGCCGGCGAACTGTCGGAGGCCGAGAAAGCTCGGCGCGAGCGGATGCGGATCAGCGCACGCGGCGTGGTGGAATATTCATGGGACCAGCAGGGCCGCTACATCCTGGCGCCGCTGGAAGGCGACATCTTCCTGGCGAACCGGGCGGACGGCAAGGTGCGCCGCCTGACCGAGACGCCCGCCGACGAGATCGACGCCAAGGTGTCGCCCAAGGGCAGCTATGTCTCCTATGTCCGCGATCAGAATCTGGTCGTCTATGATCTGGCGAGCGGCAAGGAGACGCCGATCACCGACGACGGCGCGGGCCTGATCACCTGGGCCACGGCCGAGTTCATCGCCCAGGAGGAGATGGATCGCGACACCGGATACTGGTGGAGCCCCGACGAGCGCTACATCGCCATGACGCGCGTGGACGAGAGCCCGGTCGATGTCGTGCCGCGCTTCGAGATCACCGGCGGCGGCGCGACGATGGTGGAGCAGCGCTATCCTCGCGCAGGGCGGCCCAATGCGGTGGTCGAACTGTATGTGCGCGACCTGCAGGGCGGGGGACGGGTCAAGGTGGACCTAGGGTCCAACACCGACATCTATCTGGCGCGGGTGAACTGGTCCGGCGACGGCAAGACCCTGTATGTCCAGCGTCAGTCGCGCGACCAGAAGACTTTGGATCTGCTGAGCGTCGATCCGACGACCGGCGCATCACGCGTGATCCTGAGCCAGAAGGCGCAGGCCTGGGTCGATCTGAACGACGACTTCCGCGTCCTGTCTGATGGCCGGTTCATCTGGTCCAATGAGGATTCGGGCTGGCGGCACCTGTATCTGTACGACCGCAACGGGCGTCGCCTGCGGGCCATCACGCGCGGCGACTATCCGGTCAAACATCTGGACGGCGTCAACGAACAGACCGGCGATGTCTATTTCACCGCCTCGATGCGCGACGGCAAGGAGCTGCCGATCGAGCAGCAGATGTTCCGCGCCAATCTAAACCGCACGGTCGATCCGGTCGCGGTGACGCCGGGCGGCGGCTGGTGGACGGTGTCGGTGAACGGGCCGGCGACGGCCTATGTCGGCAACTATTCGGACCCGGCGACGCCGACGCAGTCGGCCCTGTACCGTATCGACGGCACGCGCGTGCGCTGGATCGAAGAGAACAAGCTCGACGCCAGCCATCCGTTCGCCCCTTACGTCTCGCGCCTGCGCACGCCCGAGTTCGGCACGATGCAGAGCCACGGCCAGACCCTGGTGTGGCGCATGACCACGCCGCCCGACTTCAATCCGTCCAAGAAGTATCCGGTCGTGATGCAGGTCTATGGCGGGCCCGGCACCGGGGCGGGCGTGCAGAAGAGCTGGCAGCCGCTGACCAACCAGTTGCTGACAGAGGCGGGCTACATAGTCTTCCGCGTCGACAATCGCGGCGAAGGCGACCGGTCGCAGGCGTTCGAGACCAGCATCTATCGCCGTCTGGGCATTCCGGCGGTCGAGGATCAGGCCCAGGCCGCGCAATGGCTGAAGACCCTGCCTTACGTCGACGCCGACCATATCGCGGTGATGGGCTGGAGCTTCGGCGGCTTCCTCAGTCTGCTGACACTGACCGACAAGGACGCCGGCCTGGCCTCGGCCCTGGCGGGCGCAGCGCCGACGGAATGGAGCCTTTACGACACCCACTATACCGAACGGTATATGTCCACGCCTCAGGCCAATCCGGAGGGCTATGCCGCCACCGACGTCCTGCCGCGGCTGGACGACATGACGGGGCGGCTGCTGCTGCTGCACGGCATGGCTGACGACAACGTCATCTTCGGCAATGCGACGCGCGTCATCGACGCCTTGCAGGCCAAGAGCGTGCCGTTCGAGATGATGCTCTATCCCGGCCAGCGGCATGGCGTCCGCGGCGATCCGAGGCAACTGCAACAATGGCGCACCTATCTCGACTTCCTGGACCGCACGATCGGCAAGCGGGCCGAACCCAAGGCCGACTGA